A single candidate division KSB1 bacterium DNA region contains:
- a CDS encoding threonine synthase: MKSYLSHLICSKCQEKFDPRELQTFCTSCNKPLLAIYDLEKAKSELSRDIFSGRETNLWRYYELLPVLDERHIITLGEGFTPLIKLQPRMGLDNIWVKDDSQIPTGSFKARGLAMAISKAHELGVSKVAIPTAGNAGGALASYAIRAGMECFIFMPKDVPNINYLESKLTGANVTLVDGIISDCGKIVAERKEEMGWFDVSTLKEPYRIEGKKTMGLEIAEQFSWQLPDVIIYPTGGGTGLIGMWKAFGELKELGWLSGDLPRMISVQSTGCDPITQAFEAGKMESEFFENAETVAAGLRVPKAFGDALILQALKESSGLAVSVSDEEILDSLSELAQKEGMIVCPEGAATYAALKLLKEKGEVNRSDKIVLFNTGSGLKYPEVLSRITN, encoded by the coding sequence ATGAAATCATATCTTTCCCATCTCATCTGCAGCAAGTGTCAGGAAAAGTTCGACCCTCGAGAATTGCAAACATTTTGCACTTCTTGCAACAAACCGCTTTTAGCCATTTATGACCTGGAAAAAGCAAAGTCGGAGTTAAGCAGAGATATTTTTTCGGGTAGAGAAACAAACCTCTGGCGTTACTATGAGCTTTTACCGGTTTTAGACGAGAGACATATCATAACTTTGGGAGAGGGGTTTACACCGCTCATAAAATTGCAGCCTCGAATGGGTTTAGATAATATTTGGGTGAAGGATGACTCCCAAATTCCGACGGGCAGTTTTAAAGCGCGCGGCCTGGCGATGGCAATTTCAAAAGCCCATGAATTAGGAGTGAGCAAAGTCGCCATTCCAACCGCTGGAAATGCCGGCGGCGCTTTGGCGTCTTATGCCATCCGCGCCGGGATGGAATGCTTTATTTTTATGCCAAAGGATGTGCCAAATATCAATTATCTCGAATCGAAATTAACCGGTGCAAATGTGACCTTGGTTGATGGTATAATCAGCGACTGCGGTAAAATTGTGGCCGAAAGGAAAGAGGAGATGGGCTGGTTTGATGTCTCCACATTGAAAGAGCCGTACCGCATCGAAGGTAAGAAAACCATGGGACTTGAGATAGCGGAGCAATTTTCCTGGCAGCTGCCTGACGTTATTATTTATCCAACCGGCGGTGGCACCGGCTTAATCGGCATGTGGAAAGCGTTTGGCGAACTAAAGGAACTGGGCTGGCTTTCCGGCGATCTGCCGCGCATGATTTCCGTGCAGTCGACCGGCTGCGATCCGATTACACAGGCATTCGAAGCCGGAAAAATGGAGTCAGAATTTTTCGAAAATGCCGAGACGGTTGCAGCGGGATTACGGGTACCAAAAGCTTTTGGAGATGCGCTCATTCTGCAGGCGCTTAAAGAAAGCAGCGGACTTGCAGTTTCCGTTTCAGATGAAGAAATCCTCGATTCACTGAGTGAGTTGGCACAGAAAGAAGGTATGATTGTCTGCCCGGAAGGGGCTGCTACTTACGCAGCCTTAAAGCTTTTAAAAGAGAAAGGTGAGGTGAATCGTAGTGACAAAATTGTGCTTTTCAACACGGGATCCGGCTTAAAATACCCTGAGGTTCTCTCCCGAATTACCAATTAA
- a CDS encoding TIGR04283 family arsenosugar biosynthesis glycosyltransferase, which produces MQSKLSIVIPVLNEETTLPRLLSDIEFCKSNLDFPIECIIVDGGSHDRSVKICEQYDVSVIQGPRGRGQQLACGAQKSSGEVLLFLHADCRISPEHCLNAVETVQGNGHIAGGFILKFDDRHPILKLAEWINKIRFRFTKIFYGDHGIFLSREYYLATGGFPLQSLFEDIELSRRLKKMGDMVLIAPPVITSSRRFKAGGVMRTYLKMASLHILYWFGVSSERLAEWYKKT; this is translated from the coding sequence TTGCAATCGAAACTTAGTATAGTCATCCCCGTCTTAAATGAGGAGACAACGCTTCCCAGACTTTTGAGTGACATTGAATTTTGTAAAAGTAATCTTGATTTTCCAATTGAATGCATTATTGTTGATGGTGGGTCCCATGATCGTTCGGTAAAAATTTGTGAACAATATGATGTTTCAGTGATTCAGGGACCGAGGGGGCGGGGTCAGCAGCTTGCATGTGGCGCACAAAAGTCAAGCGGCGAAGTTCTCCTTTTCTTACACGCGGACTGCAGAATTTCACCTGAACATTGCCTGAATGCTGTTGAAACAGTGCAGGGAAATGGCCACATTGCCGGCGGTTTCATTTTGAAGTTTGATGACCGGCACCCAATTTTAAAACTGGCTGAATGGATTAACAAAATAAGATTCCGTTTTACGAAAATCTTTTATGGCGATCACGGTATTTTTCTCAGCCGTGAGTATTATCTCGCGACAGGAGGATTCCCGCTACAAAGTTTATTTGAAGATATTGAGCTATCCCGTCGTCTTAAAAAGATGGGAGATATGGTTTTGATCGCCCCTCCAGTAATTACTTCTTCGAGGCGTTTTAAAGCCGGCGGTGTTATGCGCACTTATTTGAAAATGGCATCGTTGCATATTTTGTACTGGTTTGGAGTTTCCTCTGAACGCTTGGCTGAGTGGTACAAAAAAACGTAG
- the efp gene encoding elongation factor P, which produces MASVSEFRNGMAIRYHGNIWIVNEFQHVKPGKGQAFIRTKLKQLKTGKVVENSFRLSENIEEVRLENKDMQYLYASGDEIVLMDNDTYDQINAPKEMLGDQFKFLKEGNPVGVLFLEGNIVTLSLPMFIELEVVEAAPGVKGDTVSNLQKPVTLETGAEIQVPLFIKEGNILKIDTRDGRYIERVN; this is translated from the coding sequence ATGGCGTCCGTTTCAGAGTTTCGCAATGGCATGGCCATAAGATACCACGGAAACATCTGGATAGTAAACGAATTTCAGCATGTAAAACCGGGAAAAGGCCAGGCTTTTATCAGGACAAAATTAAAACAATTGAAAACCGGCAAAGTGGTTGAAAACTCTTTTCGTCTTAGCGAGAATATCGAGGAAGTCCGCCTTGAAAATAAAGACATGCAGTACCTCTACGCGTCCGGAGATGAAATTGTGCTGATGGACAATGATACTTACGACCAAATTAATGCTCCTAAAGAAATGCTTGGAGACCAATTTAAGTTTCTCAAAGAGGGGAATCCGGTTGGGGTCCTATTTTTAGAAGGAAATATTGTCACGCTTTCGCTGCCAATGTTTATTGAGTTGGAGGTCGTTGAAGCAGCGCCAGGTGTCAAAGGCGATACCGTTTCGAATCTGCAGAAACCGGTTACACTCGAAACCGGGGCGGAAATTCAAGTTCCGCTCTTTATAAAAGAGGGTAATATTTTGAAAATCGACACGCGGGATGGCCGGTACATCGAAAGAGTAAATTGA